From the Xylocopa sonorina isolate GNS202 chromosome 9, iyXylSono1_principal, whole genome shotgun sequence genome, the window ACCTTGAATGCTAAACGCCGAATGTACATGTAATAAATACAGGAATAATGTAATTTAGATGTAAAATATTACGCGTACGTGTAatgtgtgcgcgcgtgtgtgtctgtgtgtatgtatgtatgtatgtatgtatgtatgtgtgtgtgtgttcgtTTTCGTTACTTCAAACtttagcatctctcttctaatgAATTTCAGCTAAAAATCGCAATTTACGAAAAATAATCACGGCGCGCACGATCTCGTTTAAAAGGTAGTATTAACCTGCGCCATTATATGTACGAGTTCTCGTCTGAGCCATTGTTTTTAAACCATTTACTGTTCAAGCTGGAATATAAGTTATTCTCGTGTCAATCTTTATTATCCGATCAAGTTCTAATTCGTTCGTAAACTATTACGAACCTGTGAATCCCTGCGGCGGCTGGCCGGGTACTGAGTATTGTGGTCTAAAGTTGCCGAAATTGGCCGCACCCGCGAACGTAGCCGGCAATTGTCCGCCAGAGAAGCCTGCAGGAAATTGCTGCGCGAGTAACGCTGCTTGACCCGACTGAGAACTGCTCCCACCTGGCGCAGTGGCCGCCAATCGACTCAGTATCGACCTCTCGGACATCTGAAGTCTTTGAGCAACAGGTGGAATACGAGCTAATGTGGCTGGTAAACGGCTCACGTCGGATTTCATGTCTGACAACAGTTCCTCCAATTGATTTAGTACCTGTGAATTAACAATAAACGCATAGAAAATAAAGTAATTGATAAATATACGAGAATAATAAATATACGAGAAAGGTATCGTTACTTTATGCAATACAGCATTCGCTGGTTTATTCCCAGCAAGACTTTCTTTACTAAGATGTTGGTGCGATTCTGCAAGGCACTCGACTTCAGCAAATCTTGCATTCAGACTCATCGCAGGGTGATTAGGATCCTGCGTTAAGTTCAGGTACGCTGCTCTTCTCAACTGCTCCTCTATCACTAACGCTTGTTCCAATAGCTTGAATCGTCGAGCTAGGAATTTATTCTTTATTTCTAAGAAGTTACCCTTGCCTACGTCCATCTTGAATGGTTCATTTATTATCGCGAACctgtataaaataatatttaagtgACACACATACATTTTTCTACTAACCATACTTTTCCTCTTCGTCGTTCGAGCTTTTGTTACCTGATATCGTTCTGAATATCTTGCCAGCGACCATAGCCATGTGTAACGATGCCAGCTAGCAACCAATAATCGTGTCTTCGATGCCATATTTCATACTCACGACCAGGTACAGCTGCTTTTTCTTCGTTCAACCATAATGTGTGTAACTCCGTAAAACCACCATCGGCGATGTTAAACATAAATTTGCGTTTGGGCTTTATCACTTCCGAATCACAGTCCTTTACATCTTTATCTTTGCCATCCTTTTCCTATAATACAAAATTGTATGTTAATTGTATCGAATAAGATACCACTCGCTTACTGTCAAACCATATTGAGAAGAAATACCTCTCGTTTTTCAGTTTCGTCTTCGTCATCTTTAACGATAACAACATCTTCCTCGGGTTCTTGTTTTGGCTTATTCTCGTTACTTTCCACTTTCTCGTCACGTTTCATTAATGACTTTTCATCTTTTATTTCTCCTTTATCCTTATCCTTATCCGCTGTTTCCGCATCCATATCCTTTTCTTCCTTCTTTATATCTTCCTTGTCTTTATCCTTCTCCGTATTACTCTCCTCTTCCTCTTTGGAATCTTTTAATTCTTCTTTCGCATCCTTTCCGTCGGCACTCtggagaaataaaaaaaaaaactcattTTTCTTACTGTCAAAACATCTAAAAGTTTGTGTTAAGTGCGAGGCAAGGCGAATGTCGAAGAAGATTATATGACCAAAAACACTGACCTCTTTATCCTTCTGGTCGTCCTTGGATTCTTTCATTTCAGATGCGTCCGAGTTCGTTTTATTGGAATCAGTGGTTGTGGATCCAGGGACAGTTGTCGGCGTTGGAGTCGCAGCTGGACTTGGGCTAGGTGCATTGGAAGTGGCAGGGGTGGCACTGGTACTACTGGTTCCAGTTGCACCATCCCCACTGCCGTCTACTTTAACAGGTTCTACCGGCTTTCGAATCATTTCTGGCATCGAGTAGTATCCATTTATGTGCTCAAATTCTTGTACCTATAATTGAACATCAAGAATTGAGATTTGACGTTACAAATACTATGTTTCGCTGTAAAAGAAATGAATTAACGAACAAGTTTACCTTTTTCCTTATCAGAGACATAACACCTATTCTTGTTAGAACGTGCTGCCTGCTGAGACCTTCTCTTGGAACACCGTCCGCGAACGTTTCGGCGTTGTCCGCACCAGGTTCGCAGAGGTGACGCATGAAGAGGGAAACGTACGCTTTGAAGTTCTTCTCCGACTTACCCCTTAGATCACGCACTAGCCTAAAATGCGAAAATATACTTTAACAGTACTTTAAATTTACTGATTGCTAAACACATTTCGAGAGAGGAACTAACCACTGAGAATTGAACGCGTCCTGCGGTGGCATACCGTAACGCATGATCGCATTCAGGAATGCTTTTCTCTGTCTAGCATTGAAGCCTAACACCTTGATACAGAAATAACGTTAGATAGCATCTCTTTCAGTTTTTCAATCAGTTTCGAAGTATAAACAAGATTACGCAAACACACGCATACTTCAATGTTTCCATTGACTCTGGCAAGTAACGGAGGTAGAGGACGATCCTTTTCGTCTCTCCTTTCCAATCTACGCCTACTTCTACGGGACAACAGATCGCCATCTCCTTTCTCATCGAAGTCGTCGTCTTCTTTGTCATCGTCACTGGGAGCACTGAAGTCGCTGTTGTAATCGGATAAATTTTCCTGCCAAGGTTGGTCGTCCCTTGTACTTTGATCTCCGGTCACACCACCGTCGTTATAGTTCACCTGCTTACGTATTCGTTTACCTAGTATGGGAAATAATTACAAGCCGTTAATTATTTATACAAAACATGAaaagaaatataatttataacgtACCTTTCCCAAGCGTTCTAGCGATATCTTCTTGCTGCTGTTCGTAATGATGCCTCAATAATTTAATCCAGTAAGCCGGATCTGTGTTCTCAGCTTCTTGTTTGATTATTTCTGTATCTGCCTCTTCTTCCGTTTCCCCTTCTTTCGTTACATACGACGCAACTTTGAAAGAACTTAAATATTCGTTGGCCCAATTTTCTTTCTGCTCGATACCTTCCTTGCTTCTGTCTAACAATTCAGCCACAGCTTTGTCATCGTAGTGAATAGCTTCGTCCTCTTTACCTTCTTCTTCTTTGAACAGTTCCTCGGTACCTTGTATATATAAAGGATCAGTTAGATACTCGTTCACAACTTAATCCTTAATCTATTTTAGTAATAAGAACCGTACCAAATCGTAAAATATCATCGAGTTCTTGCTTGCTGAAGTTGGCACCTTTACCACCCATGCCAGGTCTCACAACTAAATGCGTCAACATCATTTTACGTTTTGCCACTTGCGTGACACGTTCCTCTACAGAGTTACGTGTCACGAATCTATAGATCATGACTTTATTGGCTTGTCCGATTCTGTGAGCTCTACTGAACGCTTGAATATCATTATGCGGGTTCCAATCCGAGTCGTAGATGATCACAGTATCCGCAGTGGCCAAGTTTATACCCAAACCACCGGCACGAGTCGATAATAGAAACACGAATTGCTGTGCACCTTTTTAAAAAAGGTGAAAAGATTATATTATATACAATATTGTTGTTGCATGTGTTAGACAATGTTCAGATAGGTACAGATTAGATAAAAAAATTGTCTACGTACCAGGTGCATTAAATCTATCAATGGCTTCCTGTCGCTGTGCGCCAGTAATATTACCATCTATTCGTTCGTATTTGTAACCTTCACCTTCTAGGTAATCTTCAAGAATATCCAACATTTTTGTCATTTGAGAGAAGATCAGCACTCTATGTCCGTCGTCTCTTAGTTTTTTCAACATTTTGCTCAGCAACACCAGTTTTCCCGCTGCTTTGATCAACGCGGACGTTTCGTAGCTTCCATTTGGCGCAGTTGGTGCTTCTTGAGATGCGGCTGGGAATAAATAAGGATGGTTGCAGCACTTTTTAAGGTCCATCATAATGTTCAACAATGACACTTGTTGACCCCCGCCTTTAGGATTTAATGCCTCGAAGTTTCTCgtcaatatatatttataatatttcttCTGCATGGGTGATAGTTCAACGCGAACGATGAACTCTGATTTGCTTGGCATATTCTACaaataaacatgacacttgatTATCGATATGTTCAATCTAGTAAAATATTTGATACGTACTTTTAATACGTCAGCCTTCAATCTCCTCAACATGTGCGGTCCAAGCAGCTCGTGCAACTTCTTTACCTGCTCCTCTTTCGAGATGTCGGCAAATTCATTTTGGAACGCTGCTAAATCATTAAATTTATCGCGACAGAGGAAATTCAGTAGATGAAACAATTCCTCCAGGTTGTTTTGCAAGGGAGTACCAGTTAACAATAATTTATAGGCGATATTATAAGATGCCAATAGTCTGAAGAACTTCGACTGGTTGGATTTTAGCCTATGCGCCTCGTCTACTACGAGCACAGCCCAGTCTATCGATCCTAGGCAGGCAGAATCGATCGAAATTAATTCATAACTCGTAAGTAGCACGTTGAATTTAATTTGATTCGATCGGATCTTTGACGCTCGACCTCCACGAACAGCACCCTCTTCGAAAGATAATTCATTTTCACGAATTACAATACGACTATCCTTATCACCTGAAATCGGTATAAATTACCAATTAGTAACACGATAATGAATATCAATTTTACGTGCGTATACCTACCAACATAAGTAACGCAATAGAAATCAGGTGCCCAAGTTTCGAATTCACGTTCCCAATTAATAATGGTCGATAAAGGGACAGATACGAGGAATGGTCCCTTACAGTGGCCTTCTTTGTACAATGAATAGAGGAAAGTGATAGTCTGTATGGTTTTTCCCAGACCCATCTCGTCTGCTAAAATAGTATCTATTCCTTGGCCCCACGAATATCTTAACCAATTTAAGCCCTGTGAAGTAATGAAATTACGAAatgttttttttaaataagCAATACAATGAAAATAAGACACACACTTCTAACTGATAAGGATGCAACTGCATTCCAGTCTGATCTAAGTAATCCGGTTGTCGCTCATATTTTTTCTTGAGATCTGTTGTTGGTTTGTCAGGCGGAGGAGTGTACCTTTTAGGCGTTCTCTCTTCGTCGTCGATCAGTTCACGAGTCTTTGATTTCTTGCTTTTACCTGAATACAATATAAGCAGTTAGTTCGCTGATTCGTAGAGGATTGATCGAAAAGAGAAAACAACAAATTAACCGACTCTTCTCACCCTTCTTGCCCTTTCGTGAAGAGCTACCATCACAGCAATTCGCGGCTCTCAGATCCAAGTAATACTCGATGGCCTGCTTCAATCCGGGAATATCTTCGTGTTCATCTTCCCAAGTTGCCTGATCGTATCCTAATTCCCTCCATTTAACGAGATACGTCGCTCTGCCGTCTCTCGACAGTCTATGATTAATTACTCGGTGCACTACAAGCCATTCTGGACGTACTCCATAACGATAGAATCGTTCTTCTAAGTTATATTCGTCCCTATTGGTAGCACCATCCTGCTCTTTCAAACGTTTCACACGGGAATCACTTTCGTCCAATGGCTCCTCCAATTTCGGAGGTTCGTCCATGTCGTATTTCCGCGAGTAATTTCTGTAAATCATAAGAGGATTCGCAAAATGATAGAAAGAAGGTTGAATGTATTGTTGGCACGTTCAATGAGTGGCATACCTGAACATAAGAGGATGAAAAACGTCAAGTTGTAATTCTGTGATCCAGTCGCAATGCCAGTAGGACATGTCTGCCCATTTCACGAAAAATTCACGAATCCTGCGCTGTTTAGGAGCAGCTTTACTTGTCGAAGGTTCCTCTGAAGGTGCTTCTGGACATTCCTTCCACCTCCATGTCAAAATCTTTGCAACTATTTAAAAAAAGGAGGAGGAAAAGAAAGCGTAAGTTACACGTACGTGCTAAAAGTTCGtttttccacgtctacgataccTTTTCCACGTATTGGTGGACAAGAACATCTAGGACACTTCCAGTCACCGTCAGGAATTTCTGAGAGCGGCGGATTTAAACAGTGTGTGTGATACGCGCTGGTACAGCTATCACAGCATAGCAATTCACCACCATCTTTACATATTCTACAGAACTCCATGTGTTCATCGTCATCTTCAGCGGCGCCTGCGGGCAGAATGAACAATCTCATAGATCACGGTTCGTTTTTCTTGATCGGATTCACATCAGCATGTGGGGGTGGGATGAAAGGTTCGGGAGCCACAAGGAAGGTACCTGCAATACCTTCTCCTTCACAGTGAGGGCAACTCCATTTTCCTTCTGGTGTTTCTTCTAATTCCGGTTCTAGACAAACTAAGTGATAAGCTCTGGGACACGTGTCGCAAAGAATAATTTCACCACCTTGTTGGCACACTTCGCAATAATCCTGATGATCAGTCTATACAAAAAAAGTGTAACCATTGTAATTCTCTATTGGAAAGGAGATATAGCGAATATTAATCAAGAACAGGCTAATTATATATACCTGAAGACCTTCCTCTCCATCTGGAAATTTCGACGTAGTTTtcgtctttttcttctttttagtcTTATTTCCGATTTTAGTTTTTGCCTTCCTGCGAACCGGTGGTTCTGCCGGTGGCTCGACTCCACCTTCCTCTGCATTTCCCTTATTTGTTCCGTCTGCGCCAGAAGGCTCCTCTGCATCTGCCAACATCTGCTCAAACTCCATATCTGAATCTCTGTCGGTACCAGCACCGCTGCCCTCCGCCTCTTCATCCGAGCTTCCTCGTTTACGTTTCCCAAGCTTAATCTTAAGCGTCGGTACTTTCGAAGCTTTTTTTCCCTTCTTCGCCCGGGATCCTCGAGATTTTCGTTTTCTATCACTGTCCTCATCGTCGTCTTCTTCGTCTTCACCTTCTTGCACCGCATTACTGCGATTCGCCCTCGCGTTTCTGCTATCCTCATCCACATTCGCGGACGGCACATCCGCGTCTGGTTGCGTATGAGGATTTAATTCGGAAAAATCACGCCATTTAGCGGCCACTAACATCATGAGCTTAGACATTGGAACCTAAAAACGTTGCGGGGCGAAAACTAAATAAAATTATTGGAAAACTAATTGCTTTAAACCTTTAATGTATATAGAAATGAATTTACTTTTGGATTCTCCTTCGCCAAAAGCGGTCTGACGTGTTGTTGAAATAATTTATAGGTAGTTAAGTTTTGAAAATCTGCATCTGTGTATTCAATTTGTACATCAGTCAACCCAAAGGTATTACAGACTTCCTCGATTGTAGGCATTCCCGTTGTTGGTTCCTGACTGGGAGGAGCAGGTGCATTGTGACCAGAGGATTTTCTGGAGGAAGATTTTCTACTTTTCCTATTTCCAGCATAGTCACTGTCATCTCCAGCAACGTCACCAGTCTCACCACCTCCTCCAAAGTCACTTTCCTGTGCAATTATATCCACTATAGTAGTGTAtcagttacatacattttaagaaatgaaagaaagacAATTACATCTCCAGAGTcagattttttctttttcttctttttctttccctttttgTCTTCACTACGGGCTTTCCGTTTCttcccctttttcttttttctctcttctggCTCATAATCATCGTCCTCCTCCTGTGTAAAAATAATACACTTTCTTTAGCAACCTTCAATTCAATAGAACAAATTTAATTCTTACAAAAAATACCAACTAGTCTTTGAGACTCCTCGGCATCAGATGAACCATCTACTTGTTGATTAATGTTTGAAACTTGACCTCCAGTTTCATCTAAGTCATCTTCCCCTAAAAATGTATCATAtcaaagaaatattattttatgaaaCATTCTGATTCTAAAGGTGACATATTGACGCAAAGCTTTCAATAAATGCAAAAAATTACATTTCaatgtaaaaataattatttccaaTAGTCTAGCTTGTTTTTACTATTTTCGTAATACAACAATTTctcatatacatattatatgaCTGATGCATTAAACCACTTCACTGGCTGCTTCCAACTTACATAAAATCAATATCTCTATTCATTATTATGTAGGTTTGGAATAGCCAATACACACATATATTACAGGCGAAATTAATATTTTGCATAAATCAATAATGCGCGATTTATTTGAGAATATTTTCCATTAAAAATATACATGTCCCCTACTTATTAATCTGATATTAATACATTCTATTTGGTTTACAAATAAGCGTAAAGATTTTACGTGAAACCATAAAAAAGAATTGTTTAAATTATCTTCCATCGTAGTGCCGCGACGACACGGTGTGGACATTTTTTCCATACATTTTTTCGAGAAATTTCGATAACTTTTAATCGAAAAGCCTGAACAATAAACATCCTCGATATTTTATCAACGAAGAAGTCTATGAAAGTATGTGATCTTTAAGGAATCGAGCTACAATTTTGATATAAATTTTGATATTAAAGAatgacaaagagagagagatagtagagagagagagtaacacAATCCTGTGACGCATGTTATTGGACAGAGCGCTCGATTCGCGAAACGGTAGCGGACTGATAATTACCAAATCGATAGTTATGTTTTATAACAAACCAATTTTTTTATTCTCCGAGCATGATCAGAATGATAAAACGAACGCGAGTACAAGGCCTCTGTGTGAGAGGAAAATGTGCGCATGTCTATGTGTCATTTGAAAACAAGACGTCGAAATCAAATATtggaaatatataaattatttcaGACTAATCCATGTCCGCTGAATGCTTTGTGCGAGAGTATACGTCCGCCATTTTCTTCAAAAGAGCTCACCACATTGGACGTCTATATTTTAGATTCATAATATTACCGCGGATTTTAAATTTCGTCGACTCTTCGACCGTATAAAAAAGACTGGGAATAAAACCGCGATTGCTGTGCAATCCTGAAATCTTCAGCAAGTCCCAGAACACAACATCCTCCAGAAACTCGAACCGGCCGctaatacatatatgtatatacatttgTAATGGTGTACGTGCATACGATGAACAGCCACACGCGAGCACGCAcaagcacgcacgcacacacacaagcATACCAGATGGTCAGAAAACCGAAGCGAGCATTGCGAAATTACTTAAAGATTCCGTTAGAAATTAGAAGTATCATTTTGCGTTGTTACACTCCTAGGAGGGTTCCGGTTTTCCAACGAGTATCTCTGAATTACTCGAAACGTACAAGATGAATGAAATCTTCCTATTTGGCGGTTAGAGCGGATTTAGCTTTTTGCTAGAGGCAATCTTTTGCGAAAAACCAACATGTGCCTCTCGATGTAGCGTATCGAGACCGACGGAAGGATGAAAGTTACATGCGACAGGCACATGGGGTTAATTGTGTAGCGCGACATTCACCGAACACTCGTTAAGCTTTAATTATGTAAGAAACAAATTGGGAATAGCGAAAACACACTTCGATGCTGGACGAGTTCAAAAGGAAAATTCTGATCAAGCGGTTAGTTAGCCGAGATCGACGCGTCAAATCATAACGTGTTACGATCCGAGGCATAATATCtgcaaagaaaagaaaagaaaagaaaagaaaaactttGCTCGAATTGTGACAGCAGCTCGACATCGAATGGTCTGCAACTCCGAATACACCGGAAATAAAGAAAGCTCCAAGAGCCATGTGATTTCTCACAAACCATTGAATGTAAACAATAACCTATACACAAACGATAATTTCGCTAGATTTAAGCGATGCTTAAACGCACTATAAACGCCGATTATCCGTTAACTagttaaacgagatatcaccgTGGAATTATTGAACAATTCAAAAGGTTAGTTTGTACTGTTTTAACCGAGAAAAGGCAAATCGTGGTATCGGCTCGGCAGTCGAGGAATTTCCTCTCGACGATCAACCTGAGGTGAAATTGATGGAAAACAAAGGAGAAATCGCGATAGAACGAGCGACAACGAGGCAGCGTGTGGAAAACTACAGAAGGACCAATTGACATGGCAGCCATTCGTACGAAAAGCGCGCGTCCTGCGTGTTCGAGGATATAACTTTCCGGTAGTATTCGTGACCAACTGTGTCCCTCGTCGCACTTACCCGCGTAGCTTTCGTCCACCTCCTCATCGGACGCCATCCTCTAGCACCGCAGCAGTATTGCGCTCGAGGAACACTCGAGATAGATTTAATCACTCACAGAATAAGATGCTAGCCGTGGAAAAAGCGTACGGATATGCGACATTAAACTCGGCTCGTGGCTCCGACGCTCTCCGCGTTTCAGTTTCGGCGTGCCGTCACTTCGTCTTGTACGTGCACCGATGTGCACCTACTGCTCTACGTTTCTTCTCTCACGCGATTCGTCGGTTCTCTTCGTTCCTTCCTCCACCACGCGCCGATTTTCTCTCCCCTCGTTTTCCCCTCTTCGCTCTGAGAGAGTTCGTTTCTGCACCTCTTTCACCGCCCCTCGTCCCGCGTCCTAGCCGTTTCAGTACGCTGTAGTTCAATGTATACGAATGGTCTGTCGGGTCTCCCGTGTTGCATTTATTTCTTTTCCTTCACCCCCTCCCTTCCTCGCCCCGATGGTTCGTTCACTATTCCTCCCTTAACCGTCGTTGGTCCGCTGAACATGCTTTTTagtttttcaaaaaaaaaaaaaaaagaaaaagatacctTTTTCAATGATCACGTTTTCCGTGTACGAGCCTGATAGACCGTTATGTCGATCTTGTTTCTCTATTCGTTATCTCAGCTTTTTTTCCCTTCTATTTTTTTCGTTTCCTTTCTCTCCCTTCTTTTCAATCGTTACATCGGAACACTTTTATCTCCATGCTTTTGCATTTGATCATTTCCGGAATGAACTTAACAAAATTTGCATTACGCGTTGTTCGAagtaatttctatattttacgaaTAATCCTCCCTCTTCTTGGTTCTTTACTGAAAAAAAATGCGCTATGAATTTTTCATCGTCAATTTTCGCGTATAAACGAACCCTATAGTTTAGTTCGATGCAAATTATTAGAGTTGTAACCTGTAATAGTATGCGTGTACAGATTTGCGGTATGATTAATGGCCAGGCACTTTTACACGCGTGCACACACGTATATAGATATCTAGACTCGTGTGTATCGACTTTTTCAATGAAAAAAGATAAGCGAAAGCATTTGATGTACATTACATTTTTTTTCGCAGCGTGTGATGCTTATTTATAATTTAACAACTAATTCGCCATAGCCCTCGTACTATCGATTTTGCATTATTCATTGACATTGACGCGATAAATGACGCGGAACCACCTGTATATCGCAAGGATACTCAAATTAGAGAATTGATTATCATTTGCCTCCGCAATACAGACATAAATTATATTCGTTGTTCGTGCACACGAATCAGCACGTGCATGCATGATTTTTTATCCGATTTTACGTGTTCTTCCATTTCCATGGAGATAAACATGACCGCTTGTATTATAACTGAAAagtaaataaattttatttaatttcttttatcTTGGACATGTGTATATATCCAATTTACatcatttaataattaaaatagtacaagtagaattttttattactactagagagagagagaaagggagagagagagagtgaaagacaaagagaaggaaagagagagggaaagagggtATGGTTTGAAtagaataatgtaaaattaatgggATTCTCAGAAGGacgagtttgactaaaaattctaCAAGGAAGGTTTATACCTATTGTACATCGTAGTACCGGAAATCCCTAAATTACACTTGTATAGGACAATCGTTCTAGCCGCAGGTATAATTCCGCTTCATAGCAACGGGAATTCGACAGTACATAGTACGGGAGTTTGCTGTACAATAACACCTTCCTATATTCATTTATATGCATCTCTTTATTCATAATTTCTAGAAATACGAATTATTATGTGTACCAATAAAGAACACGTTATATGTTCTATACAGATACGTGTCGTGTAACATGAGTGAAAATTTTATTTATGTTTCGTACCGTAACAATCTATTTACAGATAATgagatatatgtatacatatcatgAAGGCCTTTGTATACAAAAGGAAAAcgtaggaaaaaaagaaagcatttTTAATACTCTAACATACAACAGGTCCACTTCTCTTTCTAAGAGTCCAATATGCCTGCAATATTAATTTCAAGAGTCAAACATGCTTTATGCGTGTATATCACTTATAAAATTACAATTTAAAAAAGGTACTTTAATTCGTCTTCAGGAATGGATAGAAGCAATGCAATACTGCATGGAATGAATTAGGACCTTCGAATTTGAATATGATTAGTAATCATCGATCGATGCCACGAAGTTATACACACTTGAGATATTTAAATTCAAGCGCCTGAAATTATTGAAACTGCCTTGTTTTTAATAAAATAGCATTTGTATTTCATCATAAAATTTCGTTATCAAATCTCTGATAAATCAAAATgatgaaatttttttatttcgtgcAGTTCAATTAATCGTGAATGAACGAAAGTTTGTACTACATCCATCTTCTTTTAGATATTAATGAAATTTAACATCTTGTCGAAAATATCTCGATCTAGCACACATATTGTACATCTTTATGTGTAATTAGACATATATCTGCCTGTAATGGATAAAGAAATAGATAATCATCAGAACTGTTTGTCCTCGGAGTATACAATTGTTTAAAAAACACCTCTGATGAGTATCCTCGATGTAGTTGTTCATACAAATCGAAATAGATT encodes:
- the Mi-2 gene encoding chromodomain-helicase-DNA-binding protein Mi-2 homolog isoform X7; the encoded protein is MASDEEVDESYAGEDDLDETGGQVSNINQQVDGSSDAEESQRLEEDDDYEPEERKKKKGKKRKARSEDKKGKKKKKKKKSDSGDESDFGGGGETGDVAGDDSDYAGNRKSRKSSSRKSSGHNAPAPPSQEPTTGMPTIEEVCNTFGLTDVQIEYTDADFQNLTTYKLFQQHVRPLLAKENPKVPMSKLMMLVAAKWRDFSELNPHTQPDADVPSANVDEDSRNARANRSNAVQEGEDEEDDDEDSDRKRKSRGSRAKKGKKASKVPTLKIKLGKRKRGSSDEEAEGSGAGTDRDSDMEFEQMLADAEEPSGADGTNKGNAEEGGVEPPAEPPVRRKAKTKIGNKTKKKKKTKTTSKFPDGEEGLQTDHQDYCEVCQQGGEIILCDTCPRAYHLVCLEPELEETPEGKWSCPHCEGEGAAEDDDEHMEFCRICKDGGELLCCDSCTSAYHTHCLNPPLSEIPDGDWKCPRCSCPPIRGKVAKILTWRWKECPEAPSEEPSTSKAAPKQRRIREFFVKWADMSYWHCDWITELQLDVFHPLMFRNYSRKYDMDEPPKLEEPLDESDSRVKRLKEQDGATNRDEYNLEERFYRYGVRPEWLVVHRVINHRLSRDGRATYLVKWRELGYDQATWEDEHEDIPGLKQAIEYYLDLRAANCCDGSSSRKGKKGKSKKSKTRELIDDEERTPKRYTPPPDKPTTDLKKKYERQPDYLDQTGMQLHPYQLEGLNWLRYSWGQGIDTILADEMGLGKTIQTITFLYSLYKEGHCKGPFLVSVPLSTIINWEREFETWAPDFYCVTYVGDKDSRIVIRENELSFEEGAVRGGRASKIRSNQIKFNVLLTSYELISIDSACLGSIDWAVLVVDEAHRLKSNQSKFFRLLASYNIAYKLLLTGTPLQNNLEELFHLLNFLCRDKFNDLAAFQNEFADISKEEQVKKLHELLGPHMLRRLKADVLKNMPSKSEFIVRVELSPMQKKYYKYILTRNFEALNPKGGGQQVSLLNIMMDLKKCCNHPYLFPAASQEAPTAPNGSYETSALIKAAGKLVLLSKMLKKLRDDGHRVLIFSQMTKMLDILEDYLEGEGYKYERIDGNITGAQRQEAIDRFNAPGAQQFVFLLSTRAGGLGINLATADTVIIYDSDWNPHNDIQAFSRAHRIGQANKVMIYRFVTRNSVEERVTQVAKRKMMLTHLVVRPGMGGKGANFSKQELDDILRFGTEELFKEEEGKEDEAIHYDDKAVAELLDRSKEGIEQKENWANEYLSSFKVASYVTKEGETEEEADTEIIKQEAENTDPAYWIKLLRHHYEQQQEDIARTLGKGKRIRKQVNYNDGGVTGDQSTRDDQPWQENLSDYNSDFSAPSDDDKEDDDFDEKGDGDLLSRRSRRRLERRDEKDRPLPPLLARVNGNIEVLGFNARQRKAFLNAIMRYGMPPQDAFNSQWLVRDLRGKSEKNFKAYVSLFMRHLCEPGADNAETFADGVPREGLSRQHVLTRIGVMSLIRKKVQEFEHINGYYSMPEMIRKPVEPVKVDGSGDGATGTSSTSATPATSNAPSPSPAATPTPTTVPGSTTTDSNKTNSDASEMKESKDDQKDKESADGKDAKEELKDSKEEEESNTEKDKDKEDIKKEEKDMDAETADKDKDKGEIKDEKSLMKRDEKVESNENKPKQEPEEDVVIVKDDEDETEKREEKDGKDKDVKDCDSEVIKPKRKFMFNIADGGFTELHTLWLNEEKAAVPGREYEIWHRRHDYWLLAGIVTHGYGRWQDIQNDIRFAIINEPFKMDVGKGNFLEIKNKFLARRFKLLEQALVIEEQLRRAAYLNLTQDPNHPAMSLNARFAEVECLAESHQHLSKESLAGNKPANAVLHKVLNQLEELLSDMKSDVSRLPATLARIPPVAQRLQMSERSILSRLAATAPGGSSSQSGQAALLAQQFPAGFSGGQLPATFAGAANFGNFRPQYSVPGQPPQGFTGS